One genomic window of Haloarcula limicola includes the following:
- a CDS encoding methytransferase partner Trm112 has translation MKEDLMDIICCPLDKHDLELEVEERDDEDILSGRLVCTECGESFPIEDGIPNLLPPDMRDEAPA, from the coding sequence ATGAAAGAGGACCTGATGGACATCATCTGCTGTCCGCTGGACAAGCACGACCTCGAACTGGAGGTCGAAGAGCGCGACGACGAGGATATCCTGTCCGGCCGACTGGTCTGTACGGAGTGCGGCGAGTCCTTCCCCATCGAGGACGGCATCCCGAACCTCCTCCCGCCGGACATGCGCGACGAAGCGCCGGCGTGA
- a CDS encoding adenylosuccinate synthase has product MTVTIVGSQLGDEGKGGIVDLYGDDADVVARYQGGDNAGHTVVHEGEEYKLSLVPSGAIRGKVGVLGNGCVVNPRTLFDELDTLQERGLDPDVRVAERAHVILPYHRVLDGIEEEVKSESGDEVGTTGRGIGPTYEDKAGRRGVRVGDLLDSEVLRERLEYVVPQKRALAEDVYGLDVSELEDPDAFDVDALYEEFREVGRRFEAEEMTVNAGAFLTDAMADGRNVMFEGAQGTIIDIDHGNYPYVTSSNPTAGGAAVGTGVSPGVVGGGEVIGIVKGYLTRVGSGPLPTELGGVVGDTPGYDEQGEGDDEELAHYIREEGGEYGTVTGRPRRVGWLDMPMLRHATRVSGFTGLAINHLDVLAGLDEVSVGHTYTLDGEERESMPATTEQWARCEANLRTFDGWEAFDPSETAAEGYEALPENARAYVEYIEDELDTPAYAIGVGPGRGETIIRERPF; this is encoded by the coding sequence ATGACCGTAACCATCGTCGGCTCGCAGCTCGGCGACGAGGGGAAGGGCGGCATCGTCGACCTGTACGGCGACGACGCGGACGTCGTCGCGCGCTATCAGGGCGGCGACAACGCCGGCCACACCGTCGTCCACGAGGGCGAGGAGTACAAGCTCTCCCTGGTCCCGAGCGGAGCCATCCGCGGCAAGGTCGGCGTCCTCGGCAACGGGTGCGTCGTCAACCCGCGTACGCTGTTCGACGAGCTAGACACGCTGCAGGAGCGCGGCCTCGACCCCGACGTTCGCGTCGCGGAGCGCGCTCACGTCATTCTCCCCTATCACCGCGTGCTCGACGGCATCGAGGAGGAAGTCAAGAGCGAGTCCGGCGACGAAGTCGGGACGACCGGCCGCGGGATCGGCCCGACCTACGAGGACAAGGCCGGACGGCGCGGCGTTCGCGTCGGCGACCTACTTGACTCCGAGGTCCTCCGGGAGCGACTGGAGTACGTCGTCCCCCAGAAGCGCGCGCTCGCCGAGGACGTCTACGGCCTCGACGTCTCCGAGTTGGAGGACCCCGACGCCTTCGACGTCGACGCGCTCTACGAGGAGTTCCGCGAGGTCGGCCGCCGCTTCGAGGCGGAGGAGATGACCGTCAACGCGGGCGCGTTCCTCACCGACGCGATGGCCGACGGCCGGAACGTCATGTTCGAGGGCGCACAGGGGACCATCATCGACATCGACCACGGCAACTACCCCTACGTCACGTCCTCGAACCCGACGGCGGGCGGCGCGGCCGTCGGCACGGGCGTCAGCCCCGGCGTCGTCGGCGGCGGCGAAGTCATCGGCATCGTGAAGGGGTACCTCACGCGCGTGGGCAGCGGCCCGCTGCCGACCGAGCTCGGCGGCGTCGTCGGCGACACGCCCGGCTACGACGAGCAGGGCGAGGGCGACGACGAGGAACTGGCTCACTACATCCGCGAGGAGGGCGGCGAGTACGGCACCGTCACCGGCCGTCCGCGTCGAGTCGGCTGGCTGGACATGCCGATGCTCCGCCACGCGACCCGCGTCTCCGGCTTCACGGGGCTGGCGATAAACCACCTCGACGTGCTCGCCGGCCTCGACGAGGTGAGCGTCGGCCACACGTACACGCTCGACGGCGAGGAGCGCGAGTCGATGCCCGCGACGACGGAGCAGTGGGCGCGATGCGAGGCGAACCTTCGGACCTTCGACGGCTGGGAGGCGTTCGATCCCTCGGAAACCGCTGCGGAGGGGTACGAAGCGCTGCCCGAGAACGCGAGAGCGTACGTCGAGTACATCGAGGACGAACTCGATACGCCCGCCTACGCCATCGGCGTCGGACCGGGCCGCGGCGAGACGATCATCCGAGAACGTCCCTTCTGA
- a CDS encoding CBS pair associated ParBc domain-containing protein → MGDPSRPTVGEYMTRDVATVELDDTVAEVAKRIAESDDFSGFPVTDGRRVEGFVSARDLLLAADHEPMFRVMSDDILVAHPDMAVQDAARVILRSGIQKLPVVDDAGHLVGIISNADVIRSHIERATPDKVDKLGRTLENIHDITSHEDHRQVTLSDLTPTQTTVYADELEGRVYELERGLAEPLVVIDNDGDLLLADGHHRVKAAARLGIEEMDAYVIVLDEPVELGMAETAADSDLERIDDIEVVDYGRHPLVETTQRLQDEE, encoded by the coding sequence ATGGGAGACCCGAGTCGTCCGACGGTCGGGGAGTACATGACCCGCGACGTGGCGACTGTCGAACTCGACGACACCGTCGCCGAGGTGGCCAAGCGAATCGCCGAGAGCGACGACTTCAGCGGCTTCCCTGTGACGGACGGCCGGCGGGTCGAGGGGTTCGTCAGCGCGCGCGACCTCCTGCTCGCGGCCGACCACGAGCCGATGTTCCGGGTGATGAGCGACGACATCCTCGTCGCCCACCCGGACATGGCCGTCCAGGACGCCGCCCGCGTCATCCTCCGGTCGGGCATCCAGAAACTGCCGGTGGTCGACGACGCGGGCCACCTCGTCGGCATCATCTCGAACGCCGACGTGATCCGGTCGCACATCGAGCGGGCCACGCCGGACAAGGTCGACAAGCTCGGCCGGACCTTGGAGAATATCCACGACATCACGTCCCACGAGGACCACCGGCAGGTGACGCTTTCGGACCTGACGCCGACGCAGACGACGGTGTACGCGGACGAGCTGGAGGGGCGGGTCTACGAACTCGAACGCGGACTGGCCGAGCCGCTCGTCGTCATCGACAACGACGGGGACCTCCTGTTGGCCGACGGGCACCACCGCGTGAAGGCGGCGGCCCGCCTGGGCATCGAGGAGATGGACGCCTACGTCATCGTCCTCGACGAACCGGTCGAACTGGGGATGGCCGAGACGGCCGCCGACTCGGACCTCGAACGCATCGACGACATCGAGGTGGTCGACTACGGGAGACATCCGCTCGTCGAGACGACACAGCGGTTACAGGACGAGGAGTGA
- a CDS encoding DUF7524 family protein has protein sequence MPDSLPVHINRKELHGLEVPDTFETSDSFDVRLINHGESTHVHLHLDDSLSKLAALEATNYHVDRDSERRVRVTVDGDGETRGNLKVVTAYGSTTRYVDVRIAEPEPEDEPVQVDEDLAKPQPKRDSNTGFALADVPDEQVLAVGGAVLFFAVLAAFLSQNLLVVFLALLVAIGTLVAVYAAAAR, from the coding sequence GTGCCCGACTCGTTGCCCGTCCACATCAACCGGAAGGAGCTCCACGGGCTGGAGGTCCCGGATACCTTCGAGACGAGCGATAGCTTCGACGTGCGCCTCATCAACCACGGCGAGTCGACGCACGTCCACTTGCACCTCGACGATTCGCTCTCGAAGCTGGCCGCCCTCGAAGCCACGAACTACCACGTCGACCGGGACAGCGAGCGGCGCGTCCGCGTGACGGTCGACGGCGACGGCGAGACCCGCGGGAACCTGAAGGTCGTCACGGCCTACGGGAGCACGACCCGCTACGTCGACGTTCGGATCGCTGAACCCGAACCCGAGGACGAACCCGTACAGGTCGACGAGGACCTCGCCAAGCCACAGCCGAAGCGCGACTCGAACACGGGGTTCGCGCTGGCCGACGTCCCCGACGAACAGGTTCTGGCGGTCGGCGGTGCCGTGCTGTTTTTCGCGGTGCTGGCCGCGTTCCTCTCACAGAACCTCCTCGTCGTCTTCCTCGCGCTACTGGTCGCCATCGGCACGCTCGTCGCCGTCTACGCGGCCGCCGCTCGGTGA
- a CDS encoding DUF7541 family protein — translation MEEQPGLSDQYRTASPWPVFVALGLTLSEIGVFIGLFPVAVFGLILFGGSIAGILTESDYAERPWPTLLAVGGILAVLALAIGVFQLPMSAFTVANIGEGPLFTRLVAVVVAGVIMMAMGGVGSLLERTKV, via the coding sequence ATGGAAGAGCAACCGGGGTTGAGCGACCAGTATCGAACGGCCAGTCCGTGGCCGGTGTTCGTCGCCCTCGGACTGACACTCTCGGAGATCGGCGTCTTCATCGGCCTGTTCCCGGTCGCGGTGTTCGGCCTCATCCTGTTCGGCGGGAGCATCGCCGGCATCCTCACCGAGTCGGACTACGCCGAGCGGCCGTGGCCGACGCTGCTCGCCGTCGGCGGGATTCTGGCCGTCCTCGCGCTCGCGATCGGCGTCTTCCAGCTACCGATGTCGGCGTTCACGGTGGCGAACATCGGCGAGGGACCGCTGTTTACCCGACTCGTGGCCGTCGTCGTTGCCGGTGTCATAATGATGGCGATGGGCGGCGTCGGGTCGCTCCTCGAACGGACCAAGGTCTGA
- a CDS encoding DUF7527 domain-containing protein has translation MSTRTVELVSEWESVPFEGGYEGLRALAADEFSGAVVSGPTRLFMVGGTVVGVLEGDIEDFEDGEGTARRAPHEALPLLAVMQERADEVRAKYYTQDTPLSEVNETLSDGNFTGFVELSENVLSGDYYQVYHGGRSMSVAWVGSAERLVTDDDAFEQADDEVGIYEVKPVGISPVEVPEPAEPDTGGAMAGTVGTAEADDADANEAETDPAASEGESADETAEPIGSGGPADQSESPTATDATNEASDDPETGRRSGPATGGPPGSKAAGTDQGIAGPDVERQRSNAAAQPNEHEQEQTGEAEATETEGSTTGGSMDSSESARQSAPETAETTASAERASGRDAPASRSSSGSDSTTAEPRGSTDPTEPPQTALEAGETAQSPTAASGTGGATGGAPSGTTPMDLETRSIPSLDPDRSTAASTETAATAATVSNDAESMTTPQETGTERSADATSSAARPRATDEQRDRPAADRQRERVEEVESELDAKEAEVGRLRTELDDLSATNDDLRAERDRLQTELDEAKTEIQRLERRLGDVQEDAPDAGTRLSPTEAIDGTNLFVRYHSKGEATLEKAHAGDADRSQVEENLRLEYHTQFDGADAVVDGEEFETFLQESIHYRFVDWLVRNLLYEIRDTGHASAMRDLYDALPEIDRAELNGNVSITYTEDGKQHRSQERFDVVARDRMGNPLVVANINDSRQPATDGQMTDIVRDAERVGNASESLAAAFLVTSSFFEPGALETAEEATSSGLFSRDKRKSFVNLSRKDGYHLCLLEARNREFHLAVPEL, from the coding sequence ATGAGCACGCGCACGGTAGAACTGGTTTCAGAGTGGGAGTCGGTGCCCTTCGAGGGCGGCTACGAGGGGCTTCGGGCTCTCGCCGCCGATGAGTTCTCCGGTGCCGTCGTCAGCGGGCCGACGCGGCTGTTCATGGTGGGCGGCACCGTCGTCGGCGTCTTGGAGGGTGATATCGAGGACTTCGAGGACGGAGAGGGTACCGCTCGGCGGGCGCCCCACGAGGCGCTCCCGTTGCTCGCGGTGATGCAAGAACGCGCCGACGAGGTCCGGGCGAAGTACTACACGCAGGACACGCCGCTCTCCGAGGTGAACGAGACGCTCTCGGACGGCAACTTCACCGGGTTCGTCGAGCTCTCCGAGAACGTCCTCTCGGGCGATTACTACCAGGTCTACCACGGCGGCCGGTCGATGAGCGTCGCCTGGGTCGGTAGCGCCGAACGCCTCGTCACCGACGACGACGCGTTCGAGCAGGCCGACGACGAAGTCGGCATCTACGAGGTCAAACCGGTCGGGATCTCGCCCGTCGAGGTCCCGGAACCCGCCGAGCCGGACACCGGTGGAGCGATGGCCGGGACTGTCGGGACCGCCGAAGCGGACGACGCCGACGCGAACGAGGCCGAGACGGACCCGGCGGCGAGCGAAGGCGAGTCGGCCGACGAGACCGCGGAACCGATCGGCTCGGGCGGGCCGGCCGACCAGTCCGAGTCGCCGACGGCGACTGACGCGACGAACGAAGCGAGCGACGATCCGGAGACCGGACGGAGATCCGGACCGGCGACCGGCGGGCCACCGGGATCGAAGGCGGCGGGTACCGACCAGGGAATCGCGGGTCCCGATGTGGAGAGACAGCGGTCGAATGCGGCGGCACAGCCGAACGAGCACGAGCAGGAGCAGACGGGCGAAGCCGAGGCGACCGAGACCGAGGGGTCGACGACCGGTGGCTCGATGGACTCGTCCGAGTCGGCACGGCAGTCCGCGCCGGAGACGGCCGAGACGACCGCGAGTGCAGAGCGAGCGTCCGGGCGGGACGCGCCCGCATCGCGGTCCTCGTCCGGCAGCGATTCGACGACGGCGGAACCGAGGGGGTCGACGGATCCGACGGAACCGCCACAGACGGCATTGGAGGCCGGTGAGACCGCTCAGTCGCCGACAGCGGCGAGCGGCACCGGTGGCGCGACCGGCGGCGCGCCCAGCGGCACGACGCCGATGGACCTCGAAACCCGGTCGATTCCCTCGCTGGACCCCGACCGCTCGACGGCTGCGAGCACCGAGACGGCAGCGACGGCGGCGACCGTTTCGAACGATGCCGAATCGATGACTACCCCCCAGGAGACGGGGACGGAGCGTTCGGCGGACGCGACGAGTTCGGCGGCACGGCCGCGGGCGACCGACGAACAGCGAGACCGGCCGGCCGCGGACCGGCAGCGCGAACGGGTCGAGGAAGTCGAGAGCGAGCTCGACGCCAAGGAGGCCGAGGTCGGTCGACTGCGCACCGAGCTGGACGACCTCTCGGCGACCAACGACGACCTCAGAGCCGAACGCGACCGGCTTCAGACCGAACTCGACGAGGCGAAGACGGAGATCCAACGGCTGGAGCGACGCCTCGGCGACGTGCAGGAGGACGCCCCGGACGCCGGCACGCGGCTGTCGCCGACCGAAGCCATCGACGGGACGAACCTCTTCGTCCGCTATCACTCGAAGGGCGAGGCGACCCTGGAGAAGGCTCACGCCGGCGACGCCGACCGCTCGCAGGTCGAGGAGAACCTCCGACTGGAGTACCACACGCAGTTCGACGGGGCCGACGCCGTCGTGGACGGCGAGGAGTTCGAGACGTTCCTCCAGGAGAGCATCCACTACCGGTTCGTCGACTGGCTCGTGCGGAACTTGCTGTACGAGATCAGAGACACCGGACACGCGAGCGCGATGCGCGACCTGTACGACGCGCTCCCCGAGATAGACCGCGCCGAACTCAACGGGAACGTCTCGATCACCTACACCGAGGACGGGAAGCAACACCGCTCACAGGAGCGCTTCGACGTGGTCGCTCGCGACCGAATGGGCAATCCGCTGGTAGTGGCGAACATCAACGACTCTCGCCAACCGGCGACGGACGGACAGATGACCGACATCGTCCGCGACGCCGAGCGAGTCGGCAACGCCTCGGAGTCGCTCGCGGCGGCGTTCCTGGTCACGAGCAGTTTCTTCGAACCCGGCGCGCTGGAGACCGCGGAAGAAGCGACTTCCAGCGGCCTGTTCAGCCGCGATAAGCGAAAGAGCTTCGTGAACCTCTCGCGGAAAGACGGCTACCACCTCTGTCTGCTCGAGGCGAGAAACCGGGAGTTCCACCTCGCGGTACCGGAGTTGTAG
- a CDS encoding methylmalonyl-CoA mutase family protein: MFDEEDLQSIRESKAEWEAETLDPALSTHGERRDRFATVSNLEVDRLYTPLDVSGIDYEGDVGFPGEEPYTRGVYPTMYRGRQWTMRQFAGFGTAAETNERFHYLIDEGQTGLSTAFDMPTLMGIDSDDAMADGEVGKEGVAVDTLADMEQLFDGIDVGEVSTSFTINPSAPVVYAMYLALADRQGVPREEIRGTLQNDMFKEFIAQKEWVVPPEPSLKLVTDVIEFACRETPKFKPVSVSGYHIREAGSTAVEELAFTLADGFAYVEDCLERGLDVDEFAPQLSFFFNSHNSIFEEVAKFRAARRIYARAMDEWYGAEADASKQLKFHTQTAGQSLTAQQPINNVVRVTIQALAGVLGGTQSLHTNSFDEALALPSEEAVRVALRTQQIIGEESGAADIVDPLGGSFAVEALTDEMEEKAMAHIDHVREELGDGSVRDGVLTGIEQGYFQREIQDSAYEYQERVERDEEVVVGVNAYAVEEETEPEVLKVDEAVQERQRERLAEVKGDRDEGEVEAALDDLRERVEADENVMPAVVDAVKAYATMGEIMAVFEAKYGSYRETAGVA, translated from the coding sequence ATGTTCGACGAGGAGGACCTCCAGTCGATCCGGGAGTCGAAGGCCGAGTGGGAAGCCGAGACGCTCGATCCCGCCCTCTCGACCCACGGCGAACGGCGCGACCGCTTCGCCACCGTCTCTAACCTCGAAGTCGACCGCCTGTACACGCCGCTCGACGTGAGCGGGATCGACTACGAAGGCGACGTCGGATTCCCGGGCGAGGAGCCGTACACGCGCGGCGTCTACCCGACGATGTACCGCGGCCGTCAGTGGACGATGCGTCAGTTCGCCGGGTTCGGCACCGCCGCCGAGACCAACGAGCGGTTCCACTACCTCATCGACGAGGGACAGACCGGCCTCTCGACGGCCTTCGACATGCCGACCCTGATGGGCATCGACTCCGACGACGCGATGGCCGACGGCGAGGTGGGCAAGGAGGGCGTCGCCGTCGACACGCTCGCCGACATGGAGCAACTGTTCGACGGCATCGACGTGGGCGAGGTCTCCACCTCCTTCACCATCAACCCGAGCGCGCCGGTCGTCTACGCGATGTACCTCGCGCTGGCCGACCGGCAGGGCGTCCCTCGCGAGGAGATCCGAGGGACCCTCCAGAACGACATGTTCAAGGAGTTCATCGCACAGAAGGAGTGGGTCGTCCCGCCGGAGCCCTCGCTGAAACTCGTCACGGACGTCATCGAGTTCGCCTGTCGGGAGACGCCGAAGTTCAAGCCCGTCTCCGTCTCGGGCTATCACATCCGCGAGGCCGGGTCCACCGCCGTCGAGGAACTCGCCTTCACCCTCGCCGACGGCTTCGCATACGTCGAGGACTGTCTCGAGCGCGGCCTCGACGTCGACGAGTTCGCGCCCCAGCTCTCCTTCTTCTTCAACTCGCACAACTCCATCTTCGAGGAGGTCGCGAAGTTCCGCGCGGCCCGGCGCATCTACGCCCGCGCGATGGACGAGTGGTACGGGGCCGAAGCGGACGCGAGCAAGCAACTGAAGTTCCACACCCAGACCGCCGGCCAGTCGCTGACCGCCCAGCAACCGATCAACAACGTCGTCCGCGTGACGATCCAGGCGCTCGCGGGCGTGCTGGGCGGCACGCAGAGCCTCCACACGAACAGTTTCGACGAGGCGCTGGCACTGCCGAGCGAGGAGGCCGTCCGGGTCGCGCTCCGCACCCAGCAGATCATCGGCGAGGAGTCGGGCGCGGCCGACATCGTCGACCCGCTGGGCGGCAGTTTCGCCGTCGAGGCGCTGACCGACGAGATGGAGGAGAAGGCGATGGCTCACATCGACCACGTCCGCGAGGAACTGGGCGACGGCTCGGTGAGAGACGGCGTCCTGACCGGCATCGAACAGGGGTACTTCCAGCGGGAGATACAGGACTCGGCCTACGAGTATCAGGAGCGCGTCGAGCGCGACGAGGAGGTCGTCGTCGGCGTCAACGCCTACGCGGTCGAAGAGGAGACCGAACCCGAAGTGCTGAAAGTCGACGAAGCGGTCCAGGAGCGCCAGCGCGAGCGGTTGGCCGAGGTGAAGGGCGACCGGGACGAGGGCGAGGTCGAGGCCGCGCTCGACGACCTCCGCGAGCGCGTCGAGGCCGACGAGAACGTGATGCCCGCCGTCGTCGACGCCGTCAAGGCGTACGCGACGATGGGCGAGATCATGGCGGTGTTCGAAGCCAAGTACGGGAGCTACCGCGAGACCGCGGGCGTGGCCTGA
- a CDS encoding DUF6684 family protein — MALLGFEKDTLLDLTVNVIPLGILLFFMGVFAVVPAFGTDPVFTGLQFTLMLSTFFLLAVLTYYAGRAIENAEEHEGDAQQASATNEPKGEVTGLDDTGVEDERALEDGEHDDS; from the coding sequence ATGGCACTGCTCGGGTTCGAAAAGGACACCCTGCTTGACCTCACTGTCAACGTCATCCCGCTGGGCATTCTCCTCTTCTTCATGGGGGTATTCGCAGTCGTGCCCGCGTTCGGCACCGACCCGGTCTTCACCGGGCTCCAGTTCACGCTGATGCTCTCGACGTTCTTCCTGCTGGCGGTCCTGACCTACTACGCCGGTCGGGCCATCGAGAACGCCGAGGAGCACGAGGGCGACGCCCAGCAAGCCAGCGCGACTAACGAACCGAAGGGCGAAGTGACTGGTCTCGACGACACCGGCGTCGAGGACGAACGCGCCCTCGAAGACGGCGAGCACGACGACAGCTAA
- a CDS encoding cytochrome c oxidase subunit I: MAAGDLVLTGLMAFLLVAVAALLTRIENWRSYTPLAGGGTATGETVVHREKPTGIIRWLTTVDHKDIGLLYGTYGIIAFAVGGVMAMAIRLQLVTPSGALLGTSAYNSILTSHGITMLFLFGTPIIAAFANYFIPLLIGADDMAFPRINAIAFWLLPPAALLIWAGFFLAPVTENMIEPAQTAWTMYTPLSVQQANPGVDLMLLGLHLSGVAATIGAINFIATIFTERDTEVTWANLDIFSWTMLTQSALILFAFPLLGSAIVMLLLDRNLGTAFFAVEGGGPLLWQHLFWFFGHPEVYILVLPPMGLVSLILPKFSGRKLFGFKFVVYSTLAIGVLSFGVWAHHMFSTGMDPRLRASFMAVSLAIAIPSAVKTFNWITTMWNGRLRLNTPMLFCIGFVSNFIIGGVTGVFLAAIPVDMVLHDTYYVVGHFHYIVMGAIGFAAFAGIYYWFPIFTGRMYQRTLGKAHFWLSMIGTNVTFFAMLALGYLGMPRRYATYEFNGAIAPLAQVETFHILASVGAVILFIGQLFFVWNIVQSWLEAPKVEDGDPWNLERDDMLDREFQWFDRKLQTAVTDGGEDEEEQSMLTDGGQPEEETDGDN, translated from the coding sequence ATGGCAGCAGGAGATCTAGTGTTGACGGGGTTGATGGCCTTCCTCCTCGTCGCCGTCGCCGCGCTACTCACGCGCATCGAGAACTGGCGGTCCTACACGCCGCTGGCGGGCGGCGGGACCGCGACGGGCGAAACCGTCGTGCATCGGGAGAAGCCCACAGGCATCATTCGCTGGCTAACCACGGTCGACCACAAGGACATCGGACTGCTGTACGGGACGTACGGCATCATCGCCTTCGCGGTCGGCGGCGTCATGGCGATGGCGATCCGCCTCCAGCTGGTCACGCCGAGCGGTGCGCTGCTCGGGACGAGCGCGTACAACTCCATCCTGACCAGCCACGGCATCACGATGCTGTTCCTGTTCGGGACGCCGATCATCGCGGCGTTCGCGAACTACTTCATCCCGCTGCTGATCGGGGCCGACGACATGGCGTTCCCGCGCATCAACGCCATCGCGTTCTGGTTGCTCCCGCCGGCGGCGCTGCTCATCTGGGCCGGGTTCTTCCTCGCGCCGGTCACCGAGAACATGATCGAACCCGCCCAGACCGCCTGGACGATGTACACGCCGCTGTCCGTCCAGCAGGCGAACCCCGGCGTGGACCTGATGTTGCTCGGGCTGCACCTCTCCGGTGTCGCCGCCACCATCGGTGCGATCAACTTCATCGCCACCATCTTCACCGAGCGTGACACCGAGGTGACCTGGGCCAACCTCGACATCTTCTCGTGGACAATGCTGACCCAGTCGGCGCTCATCCTCTTCGCGTTCCCGCTGCTCGGGAGCGCCATCGTCATGCTGCTGCTCGATCGGAACCTCGGGACGGCGTTCTTCGCCGTGGAGGGCGGCGGACCGCTGCTGTGGCAACACCTGTTCTGGTTCTTCGGCCACCCCGAGGTGTACATCCTCGTCCTCCCGCCGATGGGACTGGTGAGCCTCATCCTGCCGAAGTTCTCGGGCCGGAAACTGTTCGGCTTCAAGTTCGTCGTCTACTCGACGCTCGCCATCGGCGTCCTCTCGTTCGGCGTCTGGGCCCATCACATGTTCTCGACGGGCATGGACCCGCGCCTGCGAGCCTCGTTCATGGCGGTCTCGCTGGCGATCGCCATACCGAGCGCCGTCAAGACGTTCAACTGGATCACGACCATGTGGAACGGTCGCCTCCGCTTGAACACGCCGATGCTGTTCTGCATCGGGTTCGTCTCTAACTTCATCATCGGCGGCGTCACCGGCGTCTTCCTCGCCGCGATCCCCGTCGACATGGTGCTTCACGACACCTACTACGTCGTCGGTCACTTCCACTACATCGTGATGGGCGCCATCGGCTTCGCGGCCTTCGCCGGCATCTACTACTGGTTCCCCATCTTCACGGGCCGGATGTACCAGCGCACCCTCGGGAAAGCGCACTTCTGGCTCTCGATGATCGGGACCAACGTCACGTTCTTCGCGATGCTGGCGCTCGGCTACCTCGGAATGCCGCGCCGGTACGCGACCTACGAGTTCAACGGCGCGATCGCGCCGCTGGCGCAAGTCGAGACGTTCCACATCCTGGCCTCCGTCGGCGCGGTCATCCTCTTCATCGGCCAGCTGTTCTTCGTCTGGAACATCGTCCAGTCCTGGCTCGAAGCGCCGAAGGTCGAGGACGGCGACCCGTGGAACCTCGAACGCGACGACATGCTGGACCGCGAGTTCCAGTGGTTCGACCGAAAGCTCCAGACCGCGGTCACGGACGGCGGTGAAGACGAAGAAGAGCAGTCGATGCTGACCGACGGCGGGCAGCCGGAAGAGGAGACTGACGGCGACAACTGA
- a CDS encoding DUF7520 family protein, translating to MTEQPAGTPGEKVVAQLYVIIVALAGVMGFVLGTIRPADLDPQLFGVIQLPPTPFGVALYGVGTVGTGLGVLLALVVYISRRTEGAGGERDPQ from the coding sequence ATGACCGAACAGCCCGCGGGGACGCCCGGCGAGAAGGTCGTCGCCCAGTTGTACGTCATCATCGTCGCGCTGGCGGGCGTGATGGGGTTCGTGCTGGGCACCATCCGCCCCGCTGACCTCGACCCGCAACTGTTCGGGGTCATCCAACTCCCGCCGACGCCGTTCGGCGTGGCGCTGTACGGCGTCGGAACGGTCGGGACCGGCCTCGGAGTACTGCTGGCGCTGGTCGTCTACATCTCGCGGCGAACCGAGGGCGCGGGCGGCGAGCGCGACCCGCAGTAG